Proteins encoded within one genomic window of Pedobacter africanus:
- a CDS encoding GntR family transcriptional regulator encodes MGNTNAAIIKIDNALALPLYKQIVVSVYDAIADGRLKNGDILPSVNSIAAMHSLARGSIFKAYNELKTAGIIDSTPGKGYFVTSTNVQSKKNIFLLLSTFNPYREVLYNAFIEQIRNQATVDLYFHHHNISVFETLIKNHAAYYNTFVIMPEINKKTDGILKQLDPKKLYILDSGLNEFGSEYPCVCQNYEKDISGILKGHFERLKKYKRIILLFPDNIKTEGVVNGFKAVFKKTDFPAEVIRNTQEYELTQFDCCIIMDDIDLVKLMRSARKNKWKLGTDIGILSYNETPLKSIIADGITTITTDFEQMGKSMAEMVIKSKPKRIENPFLMIDRKSF; translated from the coding sequence ATGGGCAACACTAACGCTGCAATCATAAAAATTGATAATGCCCTGGCGCTGCCATTGTATAAACAGATCGTGGTTTCGGTTTATGACGCAATTGCCGATGGCCGGTTGAAGAACGGCGATATACTCCCCTCTGTAAATTCGATTGCAGCAATGCATTCACTGGCCAGAGGTTCAATATTTAAAGCCTATAACGAGTTAAAAACAGCGGGAATTATTGATTCCACACCCGGAAAGGGGTATTTTGTAACCAGCACGAATGTTCAGTCCAAGAAAAACATTTTCCTGCTATTGAGTACATTTAATCCTTACCGTGAAGTATTGTACAATGCTTTTATTGAACAGATCAGGAACCAGGCCACAGTAGACCTGTATTTTCATCACCATAACATCAGTGTTTTTGAAACGCTCATTAAAAACCATGCAGCCTATTACAATACATTTGTGATCATGCCCGAGATCAATAAAAAAACTGATGGGATATTAAAGCAGCTCGATCCCAAAAAACTCTATATACTCGATTCGGGCCTGAATGAGTTTGGAAGTGAATATCCCTGTGTGTGCCAGAACTATGAAAAGGATATCTCTGGAATATTGAAAGGGCATTTTGAGCGGCTGAAAAAATATAAACGCATCATTTTATTGTTTCCGGATAACATCAAAACAGAAGGCGTTGTAAATGGCTTCAAGGCAGTATTTAAAAAAACAGATTTTCCGGCTGAGGTAATACGAAATACCCAGGAATATGAGCTGACGCAGTTTGACTGCTGTATTATTATGGATGACATAGACCTGGTGAAGCTCATGCGCTCGGCAAGAAAAAACAAATGGAAACTTGGCACAGACATAGGCATTCTTTCCTATAACGAAACCCCACTTAAAAGCATCATTGCAGATGGAATTACCACCATCACTACAGATTTTGAGCAAATGGGCAAATCAATGGCAGAAATGGTCATTAAGAGCAAACCAAAACGGATTGAAAATCCTTTTCTGATGATAGACAGGAAATCTTTTTAA
- a CDS encoding SRPBCC family protein, which translates to METANKTKITVAATVNAPVEKVWEFWNAPAHIVKWCSASDDWHTPKAENDLRVGGAFSSRMEAKDGSFGFDFGGIYDEVETHKLIAYTLGDGRKVKITFSENGDTTEVTEIFEAEETNSIEMQQGGWQAIMNSFKRYAEQHK; encoded by the coding sequence ATGGAAACAGCAAATAAAACCAAAATCACCGTAGCAGCTACAGTGAATGCACCAGTTGAAAAAGTATGGGAATTCTGGAACGCTCCTGCGCACATTGTAAAATGGTGTAGTGCCTCTGATGACTGGCATACCCCAAAAGCAGAAAATGACCTGCGTGTTGGCGGGGCATTTTCCTCACGTATGGAAGCCAAGGACGGTAGTTTTGGCTTTGACTTCGGAGGTATTTATGATGAGGTTGAAACCCATAAACTCATTGCCTATACGCTCGGCGACGGCAGGAAAGTAAAGATTACTTTTTCGGAAAATGGAGATACAACGGAGGTGACTGAGATTTTTGAGGCAGAAGAGACCAACTCCATTGAAATGCAGCAAGGCGGATGGCAGGCCATAATGAACAGCTTTAAAAGATATGCGGAGCAGCATAAATAG
- a CDS encoding PDZ domain-containing protein has product MNIKLLLCTVLFTGFVFQAKAADFYISPLGNDKNPGTFKLPFATFERAKKEIVKIKGAEAITFYLRGGTYYLPQTLVFTAQYSGALGKPVTFTAYKNEVPVISGGQRLRLQWTAYKQGIFKAGVPAGLQSDQLFINGKRQHMARYPNFDLKAKYYNGFAADAFSKERAGRWNKPAGGYIHAMHKAMWGDYHYLITGKDSSGNIAYTGGWQNNRQMGMDPERRYVENIFEELDAPGEWYLDQQKNELYFYPEKGLDLKTALIETVRLKHLVELNGNEQHPVKFLQFRGITFKHSARSFMENKEPLLRSDWTIYRGGMFLINGAEDCGITNCVLDQAGGNAIFVNNYSRRIKITGCHIDKAGSSGVAFVGDPKAVRNPLFEYNQVQELTTMEKEAGPKTVNYPANCLVEDCLIHESGRVEKQTAGVQIEMAQQITVRHCSIYDVPRAGINIGSGAWGGHLIEWNDVFNTVMETGDHGSFNSWGRDRFWRPNRKEVDSWVKERPELPFLEAVKTVIIRNNRWRCDHGWDIDLDDGSTNYLIQNNLCLNGGLKNREGYNRVVENNIMVNNSFHPHVWYQNSNDVFKRNIVFTSYKPIGMPKVWGNQIDSNFYHYTGAMSAAAAELQQQSGQDQHSLMGNALFVDPGKGDYRVREDSPALKTGFRNFPMTGFGVVSPALRKLARSPELPKPVPQAKTYGRSSAIYAWLGSSVRNILGQGEMSAYGLAGEVGVLVLDVPHGSPVVRSGILKDDVIVSVNSKAVKDVDGLLKVPVSQNGVYKVEVIRNQKSLFYELRP; this is encoded by the coding sequence ATGAACATAAAGCTACTCCTATGCACTGTATTGTTTACAGGGTTTGTCTTTCAGGCTAAAGCTGCTGATTTTTACATTTCGCCTTTGGGCAATGATAAAAATCCAGGTACATTTAAACTGCCTTTTGCCACATTTGAAAGGGCCAAAAAGGAAATTGTAAAGATTAAGGGCGCGGAAGCCATCACCTTCTATTTACGCGGCGGCACTTATTATCTGCCGCAAACATTGGTATTTACCGCTCAGTATTCCGGAGCTTTGGGTAAGCCAGTTACATTCACGGCTTACAAAAATGAGGTCCCGGTAATTAGTGGCGGACAGCGCCTGCGGCTTCAATGGACAGCGTATAAGCAGGGGATCTTTAAAGCTGGAGTTCCGGCAGGTTTGCAATCGGACCAGCTTTTTATCAATGGAAAAAGGCAGCATATGGCCAGGTACCCTAATTTTGACCTGAAGGCAAAGTATTATAACGGCTTTGCTGCCGATGCATTCAGTAAAGAACGGGCTGGCAGGTGGAATAAGCCGGCAGGAGGGTATATCCACGCCATGCATAAAGCCATGTGGGGAGATTATCATTACCTGATTACAGGAAAGGACAGTTCGGGGAATATAGCTTATACCGGAGGCTGGCAAAACAACAGGCAAATGGGGATGGACCCCGAACGAAGATATGTTGAAAATATATTTGAAGAGCTGGATGCTCCCGGCGAATGGTATTTGGACCAGCAGAAAAATGAACTGTATTTTTATCCGGAAAAAGGATTGGATTTAAAGACCGCCCTGATTGAGACTGTACGTTTAAAGCACTTGGTAGAGCTGAACGGCAATGAACAGCATCCGGTTAAATTTTTGCAGTTTAGGGGAATAACCTTTAAACATTCGGCCCGTAGTTTCATGGAAAATAAGGAACCCCTGTTGCGGAGCGACTGGACCATTTATCGTGGGGGCATGTTTTTGATAAATGGTGCTGAAGATTGCGGAATTACAAATTGTGTTTTAGACCAGGCTGGAGGCAATGCCATATTTGTAAACAACTACAGCCGGCGGATAAAAATTACCGGTTGCCATATTGATAAGGCGGGATCAAGCGGGGTGGCTTTTGTAGGTGATCCCAAAGCCGTACGTAACCCGCTGTTTGAATATAACCAGGTACAGGAACTGACTACAATGGAAAAAGAAGCTGGTCCAAAAACGGTAAATTACCCTGCAAATTGCCTGGTAGAAGACTGCCTGATCCATGAATCGGGCCGGGTAGAAAAACAAACGGCAGGGGTTCAGATAGAAATGGCGCAGCAGATCACCGTTAGGCATTGTTCTATTTATGACGTGCCCAGGGCAGGAATTAATATTGGAAGCGGTGCATGGGGCGGGCATTTGATAGAATGGAATGATGTTTTTAATACGGTAATGGAAACGGGTGATCATGGTTCGTTCAATTCCTGGGGGAGAGACCGTTTTTGGCGACCAAACCGTAAAGAAGTAGACAGCTGGGTTAAAGAAAGACCGGAACTGCCATTTCTGGAAGCTGTTAAAACCGTTATCATCCGGAATAACCGCTGGAGATGCGACCATGGCTGGGATATAGACCTTGATGACGGCTCAACAAATTACCTCATTCAGAACAATCTTTGCTTAAACGGAGGGTTAAAAAACCGGGAAGGTTATAACAGGGTAGTAGAAAATAATATCATGGTAAATAATTCTTTTCACCCCCATGTATGGTACCAGAACAGCAATGATGTTTTTAAGCGAAACATAGTTTTTACTTCCTATAAGCCTATTGGCATGCCGAAGGTTTGGGGTAACCAGATAGATTCTAATTTTTACCATTATACAGGAGCAATGTCTGCAGCTGCGGCAGAACTTCAGCAGCAAAGCGGACAGGATCAGCATTCCTTGATGGGAAATGCACTGTTTGTTGATCCGGGAAAAGGAGATTACCGTGTGAGGGAAGATTCACCTGCATTGAAAACGGGCTTCAGAAATTTTCCGATGACAGGCTTTGGTGTAGTAAGCCCTGCGTTAAGAAAACTGGCGCGGAGCCCAGAACTTCCAAAGCCGGTTCCGCAAGCGAAAACATACGGCCGAAGTTCAGCCATTTATGCCTGGTTGGGCAGTAGTGTAAGGAATATCCTAGGGCAGGGTGAGATGTCTGCATATGGCCTGGCAGGTGAGGTCGGGGTATTGGTACTGGATGTGCCCCATGGTAGCCCTGTTGTTAGAAGCGGCATTTTAAAAGACGATGTCATCGTTTCTGTCAACTCAAAAGCAGTGAAAGATGTGGATGGGCTGTTGAAGGTCCCTGTATCGCAAAACGGTGTCTATAAAGTAGAAGTTATCCGGAATCAGAAGTCTTTATTTTATGAGTTAAGGCCCTGA
- a CDS encoding sugar phosphate isomerase/epimerase family protein yields the protein MSILYFCTTWGQKKGSWKDFFSRIVSCGYQGIETDLPVEAERSEFMEGLDQYGLKFIAQHWETTDAIVDLHRENYEKRLRELAALKPLFINSHTGKDFFNTAQNSSLLNVADTVTQDTGIKIVHETHRGRFAYAAHVTQPYLEKRPELQLALDVSHWCVVSESLLEDQREAVDLAIAHTTHIHARVGHAQGPQVVNPSLPECAEALAFHLNCWDKVIEKHQNKVLTITPEFGPAPYMPPNQPASQQWENNLYIMNLLKKRYQPNQL from the coding sequence ATGAGTATACTTTACTTTTGCACAACATGGGGACAAAAAAAAGGCAGCTGGAAAGATTTTTTTAGCAGGATAGTCTCCTGTGGCTACCAGGGAATAGAGACTGACCTGCCTGTAGAAGCAGAAAGGAGCGAGTTTATGGAAGGACTGGATCAATACGGACTGAAGTTTATTGCACAGCATTGGGAAACAACAGATGCAATTGTTGACCTGCACCGGGAAAATTATGAAAAAAGGTTACGCGAACTGGCTGCCTTAAAGCCTCTGTTCATCAACTCACATACCGGTAAGGATTTTTTTAACACAGCGCAAAACAGCAGTTTGCTGAATGTTGCAGATACCGTTACCCAGGATACAGGCATTAAGATTGTACATGAAACTCACCGTGGCCGTTTTGCCTATGCTGCACATGTAACCCAGCCTTATCTGGAAAAACGACCTGAATTGCAGCTTGCGCTTGATGTCTCGCATTGGTGTGTTGTATCTGAAAGCCTGCTGGAAGACCAGCGGGAGGCGGTTGACCTGGCTATTGCGCATACTACACATATCCATGCCCGTGTGGGCCATGCACAAGGGCCACAGGTGGTAAATCCCTCGCTTCCTGAGTGTGCTGAAGCTCTGGCGTTTCATTTGAATTGCTGGGATAAAGTGATTGAAAAACATCAAAATAAAGTACTGACCATTACTCCTGAATTCGGCCCTGCGCCTTATATGCCCCCTAACCAGCCGGCCAGCCAGCAATGGGAGAATAACTTATATATCATGAACCTTTTAAAAAAAAGATACCAGCCAAACCAATTATGA
- a CDS encoding helix-turn-helix domain-containing protein: MNESTGKKIKMLRRQKKWAQKEMAGMLEISVPAYSKIECEITDINITRLMQVATVLGVKASSLLPGQNADELMLQENSRLKEKIKSIEREMMHLQAKLIDMYETR; this comes from the coding sequence ATGAACGAGAGTACTGGTAAAAAGATTAAAATGCTAAGGCGCCAGAAAAAATGGGCACAAAAAGAAATGGCAGGTATGCTGGAAATTTCTGTTCCTGCATATAGTAAAATTGAATGCGAAATTACAGACATCAACATCACAAGGTTAATGCAGGTAGCAACGGTTTTGGGTGTAAAGGCCAGTTCCTTACTGCCTGGTCAGAATGCAGATGAACTGATGCTTCAGGAAAACAGCAGGCTGAAAGAAAAGATCAAGAGCATAGAAAGGGAAATGATGCACCTGCAGGCCAAGCTGATCGATATGTACGAAACAAGGTAA
- a CDS encoding peptidase M16 family protein: MNNKLKTIATVFALLTGTSFSYAQSSVMKDPVSYKLKSGMTIIIAENEATPKVFANLSFEAADKYQAEKAVAKEVLTTLLNQELTAMDAGLSYSDKGVNLATQHDQFENALQTLCAYISAPAFNQDAFDKAKNTVLAHLTAQDKYFPSTINKNSLAKLTLDDVNVYYKEINNPAQTVLTVAGNITAGLAKNYTKKAMNQQKPVAETNKTYLVSNN, encoded by the coding sequence ATGAACAACAAATTAAAAACAATTGCAACTGTATTCGCGCTCTTAACTGGCACTTCTTTTAGCTATGCTCAATCTTCAGTAATGAAAGATCCGGTAAGTTATAAGTTAAAAAGCGGGATGACCATCATCATTGCTGAAAATGAAGCTACACCTAAGGTTTTTGCAAACCTGAGCTTTGAAGCAGCCGACAAATACCAGGCAGAGAAAGCAGTGGCGAAAGAAGTATTAACAACATTGTTGAACCAGGAACTTACTGCAATGGACGCGGGCCTTAGCTATAGCGACAAAGGCGTGAACCTGGCGACCCAACACGATCAGTTTGAAAACGCACTGCAGACCTTGTGTGCTTATATCAGTGCACCTGCATTTAACCAAGATGCATTTGACAAGGCAAAAAATACAGTGCTGGCCCATTTAACTGCGCAGGACAAATATTTCCCTTCAACCATAAATAAAAACAGCCTGGCCAAACTTACACTTGACGATGTGAATGTTTATTATAAGGAGATCAACAATCCTGCTCAAACTGTTTTGACAGTTGCCGGAAACATCACAGCCGGACTTGCTAAAAATTACACTAAAAAAGCAATGAACCAGCAAAAACCAGTAGCTGAAACGAATAAAACCTACCTGGTTTCAAACAACTAA
- a CDS encoding DinB family protein encodes MDTLKKQIIQELTVFYSGDPWVTENFEYKVATLNAETALQRISAFNHNIAEIVAHMTAWRNFVIKKLQGDITFNIVDNTKGDWPDANSWEETLSNFRLSQADLIRSLNNFSDNKWKETVPTRSYDFIYLVKGIVQHDYYHYGQIGCLIAAQKKLHQSTTSTS; translated from the coding sequence ATGGATACATTAAAAAAACAAATCATACAGGAGTTAACAGTGTTTTACAGCGGCGACCCCTGGGTAACTGAAAACTTTGAATATAAAGTAGCTACGCTGAATGCAGAAACGGCCTTACAAAGGATTTCCGCTTTTAACCATAACATTGCAGAAATTGTGGCACATATGACCGCCTGGAGAAACTTTGTCATCAAAAAGCTTCAGGGAGATATTACGTTTAACATCGTAGACAATACCAAAGGCGACTGGCCCGACGCAAATTCATGGGAAGAAACATTAAGCAATTTCCGTCTATCCCAAGCTGATCTTATCCGATCATTAAACAATTTCTCTGACAATAAGTGGAAAGAGACAGTTCCCACCAGGTCATATGATTTTATATACCTCGTTAAAGGGATTGTTCAGCACGATTACTATCATTACGGACAAATTGGCTGTTTGATTGCAGCACAAAAAAAATTACATCAATCTACCACTTCAACTTCATGA
- a CDS encoding AraC family transcriptional regulator, which yields MSDFDTRSTTERSIINFGKFDLEGKVKLGRYSYKHVHGKLETHFHDGMMEICYCDKGMQVYEVEGKEYQLKGGDVFITFPNEPHGTARHPEEKGTLYWLIIQIPEKESFLHYSDKESAVFTTELMGIKERHFKGAESMKKMLDQIFALHDEPIQQPLHKLQVLNLISNFLLTVIEYSGKKVIRTQSDRIADIKNYIHSNIYQNLPIEVLAKELYMSDSHFKSWFKKEFGMPPVDYILRTKVEEGKKLLLLPDGESVTAIAFKLNFSSSQYFATVFKKYTGISPAEFRQRS from the coding sequence ATGTCAGATTTTGATACCCGCTCCACTACAGAAAGGAGCATTATAAATTTCGGCAAGTTTGACCTTGAAGGAAAAGTAAAACTGGGCCGGTATTCTTATAAACATGTCCATGGCAAACTGGAAACTCATTTTCATGACGGGATGATGGAGATCTGCTATTGTGATAAAGGCATGCAGGTATATGAAGTGGAAGGCAAGGAATACCAGCTAAAGGGCGGGGACGTTTTCATCACCTTTCCTAATGAACCACATGGCACAGCAAGGCACCCTGAAGAAAAAGGTACTTTGTACTGGCTCATTATTCAGATCCCTGAAAAAGAAAGCTTCCTTCACTACAGCGACAAAGAGTCGGCTGTTTTTACAACAGAACTTATGGGTATAAAGGAGCGCCACTTTAAAGGAGCGGAAAGCATGAAAAAAATGCTGGACCAGATTTTTGCACTTCATGATGAGCCTATACAACAACCTTTGCACAAACTCCAGGTACTGAACCTGATCAGCAACTTTTTGCTGACTGTAATTGAATACTCAGGAAAGAAGGTGATCAGAACGCAGTCAGACCGCATCGCAGACATTAAGAACTACATTCACAGCAATATTTATCAGAACCTGCCCATAGAAGTGCTGGCAAAGGAATTATACATGTCTGATTCCCATTTTAAAAGCTGGTTTAAAAAGGAGTTCGGGATGCCACCTGTTGACTATATCCTTCGTACTAAAGTAGAAGAGGGAAAAAAACTATTGTTATTGCCAGATGGGGAATCAGTAACCGCCATTGCATTTAAACTCAACTTCTCTTCTTCACAGTACTTCGCTACTGTGTTTAAAAAATATACCGGAATAAGCCCTGCTGAATTCAGGCAGCGCAGCTAA
- a CDS encoding energy transducer TonB, producing MLKKLWVFGALICVLQQVNAQKKQDVYYYKNNGQLVSDKDSADFIRIIQEPDSGETNFNLIEIYPDGKKKAIGKVSSVLFSMPVYEGQYLSYHKNGKKESTLFYERNNLTGQAYYFFENGTLRQIIEHKKSETNGPAKILVNYQADSLGHVMVKDGNGHVLEHTSSFNGATIEGDYKDGFKQGTWIMKADMGDKGYKEQYESGQFISGESEENGVRYSYSAIESLPIPKGGMQRFYSYLKGTMKYPADARKNNIQGKVYISFVVDKDGSLDDIKVERKLYPSMDAEALRIIRLSGKWMPGMQHGFPVRVKYSIPISFSL from the coding sequence ATGCTAAAGAAATTATGGGTATTCGGCGCGTTGATCTGTGTATTGCAACAGGTAAATGCACAAAAAAAACAGGATGTTTATTATTATAAAAATAATGGACAGCTGGTGTCTGATAAAGACAGTGCTGATTTTATCAGGATTATTCAGGAGCCAGACAGTGGCGAGACCAATTTCAATCTGATAGAAATTTACCCTGACGGCAAGAAAAAAGCCATAGGCAAAGTTTCTTCGGTGTTATTTTCAATGCCTGTCTATGAGGGTCAGTATTTATCCTACCATAAGAATGGAAAAAAAGAAAGCACCCTTTTCTATGAGCGGAACAATTTAACAGGTCAGGCTTACTACTTTTTTGAGAATGGCACATTGCGACAAATCATTGAGCATAAAAAATCCGAAACAAATGGGCCTGCAAAGATATTGGTCAATTATCAAGCCGATTCCCTGGGCCATGTAATGGTAAAAGACGGAAATGGGCATGTATTAGAACATACCTCATCTTTTAATGGAGCTACTATAGAAGGTGATTATAAAGACGGCTTTAAACAGGGTACCTGGATCATGAAAGCCGATATGGGAGATAAAGGGTACAAAGAGCAATACGAAAGTGGCCAATTCATTTCTGGCGAAAGTGAGGAGAACGGGGTCAGATACAGCTATTCAGCAATTGAAAGCTTACCAATACCCAAAGGTGGCATGCAAAGATTTTACTCCTATCTGAAAGGGACAATGAAGTACCCGGCAGACGCCAGAAAGAACAACATTCAAGGAAAGGTATATATCAGTTTCGTTGTTGACAAAGATGGCTCGCTGGATGACATTAAAGTAGAACGTAAATTATACCCTTCAATGGATGCAGAAGCGCTAAGGATAATAAGGCTTTCGGGAAAATGGATGCCTGGCATGCAGCATGGCTTTCCGGTTAGGGTAAAATACAGCATTCCTATCTCATTTTCGCTGTAA
- a CDS encoding MFS transporter has protein sequence MISATKTGNYRWFICFMLFAATTINYLDRQILGLLKPGLEKTFNWTETDYSHIVMAFTACYALGQLLYGKVIDKIGTKLGYTISVTVWSIAAMLHAAVRTTFGFGAMRALLGIGESGNYPAGVKTVAEWFPKKERALAVGIFDSGSNIGACVAPILVPWILSVYGWQMAFIVTGALGFIWLAAWVSFYEIPVKQKKLSPAELKYINSDEDEAGEDNDTSTVTWKKLLGLKQTWAFIAGKFFTDPIWYFFLFWLPSYFATYFHLDLKKPSLPLVIVYTGTMIGSIGGGYLSSWLIKKGWPVYKARKAALMVAAVCVVPVMATRYTTNMWFVIALISLSVAANQAWSANIFTIVSDMFPKKAVSSVVGLGGMAGAIGGVLFPMFIGFVLDFYKGAGNIVAGYNIIFLVCGCSFLVAWLVIHLLAPKMEKVKL, from the coding sequence ATGATCAGCGCAACAAAAACCGGAAACTACAGGTGGTTCATTTGCTTTATGCTTTTTGCCGCTACAACCATCAATTACCTGGACAGGCAGATCCTTGGGCTTTTAAAGCCCGGACTGGAAAAAACATTCAACTGGACAGAAACTGATTATAGCCATATTGTAATGGCTTTTACTGCCTGTTATGCCCTTGGACAGTTACTTTATGGAAAGGTAATTGATAAGATCGGTACAAAATTGGGCTATACCATATCAGTTACGGTATGGAGCATTGCAGCCATGCTGCATGCGGCAGTAAGGACAACTTTTGGTTTTGGTGCCATGCGTGCGCTGCTTGGCATTGGCGAATCGGGCAATTACCCTGCGGGTGTTAAAACAGTTGCCGAATGGTTCCCTAAAAAAGAACGTGCCCTGGCTGTAGGTATTTTTGATTCAGGCTCTAACATTGGTGCCTGCGTGGCACCTATTCTGGTGCCCTGGATACTATCGGTATATGGATGGCAGATGGCCTTCATTGTTACCGGTGCCCTGGGCTTTATATGGCTGGCCGCCTGGGTATCTTTTTATGAAATTCCTGTTAAACAAAAGAAACTAAGCCCCGCAGAACTCAAGTACATCAACAGTGACGAAGATGAAGCGGGAGAGGACAATGATACCAGTACGGTAACCTGGAAAAAGCTACTGGGCCTTAAGCAAACCTGGGCATTTATAGCGGGAAAATTTTTTACAGATCCAATCTGGTATTTTTTCCTGTTCTGGCTGCCTTCCTATTTTGCTACCTATTTTCACCTGGACCTTAAGAAACCAAGCTTGCCGCTTGTTATCGTGTATACCGGTACCATGATTGGTAGTATAGGTGGCGGGTACCTTTCTTCCTGGCTTATCAAAAAGGGCTGGCCAGTTTATAAAGCTCGGAAAGCTGCGTTAATGGTTGCCGCGGTTTGTGTAGTGCCGGTAATGGCCACACGCTATACCACCAACATGTGGTTTGTAATTGCGCTCATCAGCTTATCAGTTGCCGCAAACCAAGCCTGGAGTGCCAATATTTTTACCATCGTTTCAGACATGTTCCCTAAAAAGGCCGTAAGCTCCGTAGTAGGTTTAGGAGGAATGGCCGGTGCAATAGGGGGCGTGTTGTTCCCGATGTTCATTGGTTTTGTCCTCGACTTTTATAAAGGGGCAGGAAACATAGTGGCCGGGTATAATATCATTTTTCTGGTTTGCGGCTGCTCTTTCCTGGTCGCATGGCTGGTTATACACCTGCTGGCACCTAAAATGGAAAAGGTGAAGCTTTAA
- a CDS encoding OsmC family protein, whose protein sequence is MKVELKRINDAVHFEASSPSSTVKVNIDGSPEIGGLGLGVRPMEMVLMALGSCSSLDLISILKKQKQVIRDFSVSVEGQRREQIPTIFTKIHMTFTLTGEINEDKAARAAELAVRKYCSVHDMLVAGGVEISYSVNIKP, encoded by the coding sequence ATGAAAGTAGAATTAAAAAGAATAAATGATGCCGTTCATTTTGAAGCATCAAGCCCATCTTCGACAGTAAAAGTTAACATCGACGGCTCGCCCGAAATCGGGGGCCTTGGTCTGGGTGTACGACCAATGGAAATGGTATTAATGGCGCTTGGCTCCTGCAGCTCGCTGGATCTGATCAGTATCCTTAAAAAACAGAAACAGGTGATCAGAGATTTTTCAGTTTCTGTTGAAGGGCAGCGAAGAGAACAGATCCCAACAATATTTACTAAAATTCACATGACATTTACACTTACCGGAGAGATCAACGAAGATAAGGCCGCACGTGCAGCAGAACTGGCAGTAAGAAAATATTGCTCTGTGCATGATATGCTTGTAGCTGGCGGTGTTGAGATCAGCTACTCAGTTAATATTAAACCTTAA
- a CDS encoding phytanoyl-CoA dioxygenase family protein, protein MERSYLSADQVAFFNANGYLIVENIITPEEVEHYKSIYNDFLSEKIDVGANRSDLGDGLGSSKTKENITQIMWPSDFVEELVHMPYHQRALAISRELIGEDSEMDFDMLINKAPYSNTITPWHQDEAYWLNVPDKRAASCWLALDEATLDNGCMWFVPGSNLKEVRPHRFAGKEGGALTCDATEDEGVYIELKPGSCTFHQGRTLHYSRGNSTGTNRRAFILNFRPAEMIRYERERGFDHGKNNAGDRKVKNDDFKS, encoded by the coding sequence ATGGAAAGATCATATCTATCTGCCGATCAGGTAGCTTTTTTTAATGCCAATGGGTACCTGATCGTTGAAAACATCATCACACCCGAGGAAGTTGAGCATTATAAGTCTATTTATAATGATTTCCTTTCGGAAAAAATAGATGTGGGGGCCAATCGGTCTGACCTGGGGGATGGGTTGGGCAGCAGTAAGACGAAGGAAAACATTACCCAGATCATGTGGCCGAGTGATTTTGTAGAAGAACTGGTACACATGCCTTATCACCAGCGGGCACTGGCCATTAGCCGGGAACTGATTGGCGAAGACTCAGAAATGGATTTCGACATGCTGATCAATAAAGCCCCATATTCCAATACCATTACTCCCTGGCATCAGGATGAAGCTTACTGGTTAAATGTACCGGATAAGCGGGCAGCAAGCTGCTGGCTGGCTTTAGATGAAGCTACCCTGGATAATGGATGCATGTGGTTTGTACCAGGGTCCAATTTAAAGGAGGTGAGACCGCACCGTTTTGCAGGCAAGGAAGGTGGTGCATTAACCTGCGATGCCACTGAAGATGAAGGAGTATATATAGAACTGAAGCCGGGGTCCTGTACCTTTCATCAGGGACGTACTTTACATTACAGCAGGGGAAATTCCACTGGAACCAACAGAAGGGCCTTTATCCTGAATTTCAGGCCTGCCGAAATGATCAGATACGAGCGTGAACGTGGCTTTGACCATGGAAAGAACAATGCAGGGGACCGCAAAGTGAAAAACGACGACTTTAAAAGTTAA